GGGTGGGGAAATCCACGCTCACGCGACGCCGCCGCGACTGTGGTGGCGCGACGCGACTGCTCCCCTTGGATGCTCGATCAGAAGGAAGGCGCGACGGTGGGAACAGCTGACTACGGCCCGGACCGGGAATGCAGCGGCGTTGGTGTTAGCCGGTGCAGCTCGACGACGTCACACGTGGGCAGGGGAGTGACCCGGTGACGAGCCGAACCACGACTCCGGTCGGGATCTACTGGAAGCCTGGAATCTGGGACCTGGCCAGGTCCGCCTACATCGCCGACCTGGACACCGACCCGAAGTCCCCGGACGCCTTCGTCGGCTGGCTCGCCCGGGCGCTCGAGCTGCACGCGAGACGCTCACCGCAGCAGCGCGCTGACCTCGCCGCGGCCGCCGAGCAGCACCCGGCTCAGGTGAGCAGCAAGAAGGGCTTCAACAAGAAGCACGATCTGCCGGCGTCGACGATCGGGGCGGTCGAGGACGCGGTCGTGGCGGACCGTCAGGAGCTCGGCCGCGTGATCGCGCGCTCGGTGTTCGCGCAGGAGTCCGTGATCGCGGCCGCCGACCAAGCCCGCCGGCGGCTGGGCCGCGAGCTCCCCCCGCCACCGCTGAAGCTCAGCAACCGGCCGCCGCGGCGTCGGCCTGCCCTCCAGGACTGAACGTTGCGCCCACAGTGACGGGGCGGCGGCTCCCGAACCGGGCGCGGCCGAATTTCGGCACAAGTGACCGCTGGAGGGGCTGGATCGGACCTAGGTAACTGCGGGCCCGCTATCGCGGCGCTCCGCCAACACCTAGGAGGAGTGCCATGTCCACCACCGTCACCTTCGCGGGGAACCTCGCCGAGGACCCCGAGCTGCTCTACACCCACGACCAGAAGCCGTTCGTCAGCTGCCGGGTCCTGGTGAACAGTCGGATCCAGAACGATGCGGGGGAGTGGGGCAACGACGAGCCGACGCCGCACAACGTCAAGGTCTACGGCTCTGCTGCCCCGCACGTCCACGACAGCTGCGGCTCCGGGGACCCGATCGTGGTGCACGGCCTGGAGCGCACCGAGAGCTGGCGCGACAAGGAGACCGGGGAGAAGCGCACCAAGGACGTGGTCGTGGTTGACAGCCGCCTGAGGGCGGGCGCAGACGAACCGGGACGACCATGCAGAAACTGCTCGCAGTCGTCCTCGTGCTCGCGGTGTTCGTGCTGGCGCCGG
This is a stretch of genomic DNA from Nocardioides sp. InS609-2. It encodes these proteins:
- a CDS encoding single-stranded DNA-binding protein, which produces MSTTVTFAGNLAEDPELLYTHDQKPFVSCRVLVNSRIQNDAGEWGNDEPTPHNVKVYGSAAPHVHDSCGSGDPIVVHGLERTESWRDKETGEKRTKDVVVVDSRLRAGADEPGRPCRNCSQSSSCSRCSCWRRSSAPG